One window of Parambassis ranga chromosome 3, fParRan2.1, whole genome shotgun sequence genomic DNA carries:
- the tmod2 gene encoding tropomodulin-2 codes for MALSYKKDLDKYKDLDEDEILNKLSAEELKQLETALEEMDPENALLPAGLRQKDQTVKEATGPFDRDRLLKYLEKEAMDHKDREDLVPFTGEKKGKVFIPKQKPIETRQDEVTTLDPELEEALSSATDTELCDLAAILGVHTLVTSSQTYDGTGSKETYNNVIKGEKMNPVFDEPPNPTNVEETLQRIKNNDSSLTEVNLNNIKNIPIPTLKDFAKAMEKNTHVKKFSMAATRSNDPIAVVFSEMLRENKTLRSLNLESNFITGTGVQALVDALRDNDTLTEVKIDNQRQQLGTTVEMEIAKMLEENHSIVKFGYHFNHQGPRSRAAAAITKNNDLVRRKRVEGDL; via the exons ATGGCGCTGTCGTACAAGAAGGATCTGGACAAGTACAAGGATCTTGATGAAGATGAGATTCTCAACAAACTGTCGGCAGAGGAGCTCAAACAGCTGGAGACAGCCCTCGAGGAGATGGACCCTGAG AATGCTCTTCTACCAGCGGGGTTGCGTCAAAAGGACCAGACGGTTAAGGAAGCCACAGGACCATTTGACAGGGATCGACTGCTCAAATACTTGGAGAAGGAAGCTATGGACCACAAGGACAGGGAGGATTTAGTGCCCTTCACAGGGGAGAAGAAAG GTAAAGTATTCATTCCTAAGCAGAAACCAATAGAAACACGCCAGGACGAAGTCACAACCCTTGATCCAGAACTAGAGGAAGCCCTGTCCAGCGCCACAGATACAGAGCTGTGCGATCTAGCAG CAATCCTGGGTGTTCATACACTAGTCACCAGCAGTCAGACATATGATGGGACTGGAAGTAAAGAGACTTACAATA ATGTGATCAAGGGAGAGAAAATGAACCCAGTGTTCGATGAGCCTCCCAATCCCACTAATGTAGAAGAAACCCTGCAGAGGATAAAAAACAATGACAGCTCTTTAACAGAGGTCAACCTCAACAACATTAAG AACATTCCAATCCCTACACTGAAGGACTTCGCCAAAGCCATGGAAAAGAACACACACGTCAAGAAGTTCAGCATGGCAGCAACACGGAGTAATGACCCAATCGCTGTG GTGTTCAGCGAAATGCTGCGGGAGAACAAGACGTTGCGAAGTTTGAACTTGGAGTCAAACTTTATCACTGGGACAGGGGTGCAGGCTTTGGTTGATGCCTTGAGAGACaatgacacactcacagaggtcAAGATAGACAACCAG aggcagcagctgggAACCACTGTAGAGATGGAGATAGCTAAAATGTTGGAAGAGAACCACAGCATAGTGAAGTTTGGCTACCACTTCAACCATCAAGGACCTCGGtccagagctgctgcagctatCACCAAGAACAATGACTTGG TTCGCAGGAAGCGAGTGGAAGGGGACCTGTAG
- the lysmd2 gene encoding lysM and putative peptidoglycan-binding domain-containing protein 2 has translation MAEFSPVLPMRDGGGRFAQPIFPRSRSGSESESELSQSLARTKIRSYGSTASVTASLGEKYIEHRVTDSDTLQGIALKYGVTMEQIKRANKLFSNDCIFLRHSLNIPVVSEKRFIFNGLSLESPDGDSETSCQEADTPCVVTQDIEGPSPPSSPPPEESKPPQPEELSAKDFLHRLDLQIKQSKQAARRLKEEEVRSNEDNYTPPATSYQDI, from the exons aTGGCGGAGTTCTCACCCGTCCTGCCGATGCGGGATGGAGGAGGACGATTTGCCCAGCCCATCTTTCCTCGGTCCAGGTCCGGTTCCGAGTCAGAGAGCGAACTGTCCCAGAGTCTGGCTCGAACCAAGATCCGGTCGTACGGAAGCACAGCCAGCGTCACGGCCTCTCTGGGGGAGAAATACATAGAGCATCGGGTTACAGACAGTGATACCCTGCAAGGGATTGCTCTCAAGTACGGTGTCACG ATGGAGCAAATTAAGAGAGCCAATAAGCTATTCAGCAACGACTGCATCTTCTTGAGACACAGCCTGAACATCCCTGTGGTGTCGGAGAAGCGCTTCATATTTAATGGACTGTCTTTGGAGTCTCCAGATGGGGACAGTGAAACCTCATGCCAGGAGGCAGATACACCCTGCGTTGTGACACAGGATATTGAGGGACCCTCGCCGCCCTCTTCCCCACCCCCTGAGGAATCCAAACCCCCTCAGCCAGAGGAGCTTTCAGCCAAAGACTTCTTACATAGACTGGACTTGCAAATTAAACAGTCAAAGCAGGCTGCACGCAGGCTGAAAGAAGAGGAAGTCAG GAGCAATGAAGATAACTACACGCCCCCCGCGACATCATACCAGGACATATAA